The sequence below is a genomic window from Mycobacterium spongiae.
TCCCGGAGGGCTACAAGGGGTTGGGCAAGCGCTTCGAGGACCGGTACCGGTTGCAGCGTTTCGGTCGTGGCGGCTTCGTGTCGGCGGCGCTGCGCACTAAAGCGCCCATTGTCCCGTGTTCCATCATCGGATCCGAAGAGATCTACCCGATGTTGACCGATGTCAAGCTGCTGGCGCGGCTACTCGGACTGCCGTATTTCCCAGTCACGCCGTTGTTCCCGTTGGCCGGCCCCGCCGGGCTGGTCCCGCTGCCGTCGAAGTGGCGCATCGCGTTTGGTGAGCCGATTTACACCGCAGACTACGCAACCACCGACGCCGACGACCCGATGGTCACATTTGAGTTGACCGACCAGGTTCGGGAGACCATCCAGCAGACGCTATACCGCCTGCTGGCCGGGCGTCGCAATGTCTTCTTCGGCTGAGATTGCGCTACTAGCGGAAACGTCACTGCACGATCGTGCCGTGACCGGCGCCGCCAGAAGTCACTTGACCATGGTGAACTGGCACACGTCCGTGTAGTGATCGCGGAACAGATCGGAGCAGCCGGTCAAGTAATGCATGTAGATGTCGTAGACCTCTTGGCCCTGTAGCTCGATGGCCTTGTCTTTGTGCGCTTCCAGTGCGGTAGCCCACGAATTGAGCGTCGGAACGTAGTTCGACCCAATCCGGTGGTAGCGCTCAACCTTGAAACCGGCCCGCGACGAGTATTCGTCGATCTGCGGAATCTGGGGCAACCGGCCGCCGGGGAATATCTCGGTCAAGATGAACTTGATGAAGCGCAGCAGGCTCATCGGCGACGTCAAGCCCAGCTCCTTGGCTTCGGCGGCATCGGGGACGATGATCGTGTGCAGCAGCATCCTGCCGTCGTCGGGTAGCACGTTGTAGCACATCTTGAAGAAGCGGTCGTAGCGCTCCCAACTGGCATCACCGGCGCCATCGGCAAAGTGCTCAAACGCGCCGAGTGACACGATGCGGTCAACTGGCTCGTCGAATTGCTCCCAACCCTCCAGCCGCACCTCTTTGTGACGAGGGCTGTCCATCTCGGCGAACTTCTGCTGGTCGTGGGTGAACTGGTTCTCGCTGAGCGTCAGGC
It includes:
- the cmaA2 gene encoding cyclopropane mycolic acid synthase CmaA2, whose translation is MTKRGEKALPVDLSPPVEAVQSHYDRSNEFFKLFLDPSMTYSCAYFERPDMTLEEAQYAKRKLALDKLNLEPGMTLLDIGCGWGSTMRHAIAEYDVNVIGLTLSENQFTHDQQKFAEMDSPRHKEVRLEGWEQFDEPVDRIVSLGAFEHFADGAGDASWERYDRFFKMCYNVLPDDGRMLLHTIIVPDAAEAKELGLTSPMSLLRFIKFILTEIFPGGRLPQIPQIDEYSSRAGFKVERYHRIGSNYVPTLNSWATALEAHKDKAIELQGQEVYDIYMHYLTGCSDLFRDHYTDVCQFTMVK